CTCGTGGTGCAGGCACTGGTCATTCTCTTCGTTCTGCCCGCCGTCCAAAAGCTGTCGGCCAAATACCAGCAAGAGGCGGCTTCAGTTAATTCTGAGCTTGGCGAGAACCTGACCAACGTCCGCGATATTCAAATCTTCACTCAGGAAGCGCGCACCTCAAATGAGTTTCGCCGACGGTTGAATGAACTGGCCGGATACGTGACGCGCAACATGAACCTGACCACCCTCTCGGTGGCGGCGGCCTACTTCTTGAACGTCCTCGGCCCGGCGGCTGGCATTGGGGTGGGCATTTTGCTGGTGCTGAGAGGCGCGCTTCAGGCTGAAGCCGTGATCAGCTTTAGCACCTACGTCACTCAGTTTGTCGGTCCCATCCTGACCCTCAACGAAACGGTCGTGCGCGCCCAGGCCTTGTTTGTTGCCTCCGACCGGCTGTTCAAAATCATGGACATCGCGCCCGACATTCAAGAGAAACCGGACGCCATCGATCCCGGCCCTCTGCGCGGCCACATCAAATTTGAGAACGTGAGCTTCAGCTACGATCCGAACGATCCGCGAGCCTGGCGAGTGAAGAACATCAACCTGGAAATTTTGCCGGGCGAGAAGGCGGCCTTCGTCGGCGGGTCGGGGTCGGGCAAGAGCACGCTGATCAATCTGGTCACGCGCTTCTACGACGTGACCGGAGGCCGGGTGACGATTGACGGCCACGACGTGCGCGACCTGAAGCTGGAAGCCCTGCGCCGCAACTTCGGCATGGTAGCCCAGAACGCCGGCTTGTTTCACGGCACGATTGCCGACAACATTCGCTTCGCCAAACCCGACGTTGATTTGAACGCGGTCAAGGCCGCGGCCGCTATCGGCTACGTCACCGAGTTCATTGACAAGCTGGAGGACGGCTACGAAACGGCGTTGGGAGAACTCGGCCAGGGGTTGAGTGGCGGCCAAAAGCAGAGAGTGAGCATCGCCCGGGCCGCCCTGTCGAATCCGTCCATCCTGATTCTGGATGAGGCCACTTCGGCGCTCGACAACCAGAGCGAAGCCATCGTGATGAAGTCGCTCGACAAACTGGTCGAGGGGCGAACGTCGCTGGCGATTGCCCACCGCTTGAACACCATCATCAACTCGGACAAGATCGTGGTCATGGGAACCGACGCCGATGGTCACGGCGTGATCAAGGCCGTAGGCCACCACGACGAACTGCTCGAAAAGAGCGATATCTATTTCAGCCTGTACAGTTCGAAAGCGGCCAAGAAGGCGATCCTCATGCCCATCGGCCCGCTGTACAACACCGTGCCCGTTTTGCCCACTGTGCTCGGCCTCGCACGGGCCTACAACGCGCCGGTCTACCTGCTCGACTTTGGCACAGTGACGGCTGAAGAGCTGAAGGACGGGCGTTTCGGAGTGAAGTCCAATCTCCAGGATGATAACACCGCCGAGATCAACCGCGCCCATCTTCAGCGTGTTCAGGGAATCCTGAGTCTGTTCAAGAGCGAGGGCGTGGAGTGCCTAATCGTTTACCCGCCCGCCGTCTCAAATTGGGTGGAGGCTACGCTCAAGACGATTGACAAGACTCAAGCCACCCATTACGTGGCGATGGAAAACGTCATGGTTCCGCTCGACGAACTGCGCGAGAGCATCCGCAAGATCGAACGAAAGACGGCGGTCGAATACATCCTCGTCGATCCGACCGTGGCCGTGCAACAGGAGGGGTATCGCCCACTGACTGACATTCGCGGCGTTGACCCCAGCGTGCTCGAAACGGTTCGCAAGCCGCTCAAAATTCCCGAAGAGGTGCTCAAGGCGGCGCAGGCCGCCAAAGTCTCGCCTCAAACCAAATCGCAGGTGCTCGTGCCCAAACTCAAACAGTTCACGGCGCTCAATGCCCTGCTCATGTTTGCCTGGCCGGCCGCCTGGCTGGCCCTGTTGTTCTTCGCCGGCTTTCCGGCGTTGCGCAGCCTGGGCTGGCCCGCGCCCGCCGCCCTCATCTTCATCACCGTGCTGGGCGGCGCGGCAGAACTGGTGGCCGGGTTGGTGCTGGCAAAACGTGAAGGCTTCGATGCCATCACCCGGCTGGGGCTGGAATGGACATGGCCGCAGAACTCGCGCGAGTGGGCAGTCTTCGCCGGGGCAATCGTCGCCGTGCTCGTCCTGCCGATTCTATTGTTGCCCGTTGATCAAATCCTGTTCCCGATTCCGTCGTGGGTTCCCGCCGTCTCAGCATTCCCGGCCTGGGCCGTCATCATTCTGGCGCAGTTCGCCGGCCTGCTCTTCGTCGTCTTCGCCGAAGAAGTCTACTATCGCGGCTACCTCCAGCCGAAGATGAAGGCCGCCTTCGGCAATAACGACTGGCTGATGAATGCCGGCCTGTTTATCCTCAAACAAGCCTCTCAGCCCTGGTTCGCCTTTCGCCCGGCCAACATCATCGCCGCCTTTCTCTTCGCTCACTACGGCAAAAAGCGGCAGGTATGGCTGGCAATCGTGTTACATTATTTGAGTTATTTAGTCTTGCTGGTAATATTAAGCGGGGCGAGTGGGTGACGGGAAGTTTCGCCGGCAGAACCAAGCTAAATTGAATATAAAGGTTGATCCACGAAGTCACATGAAGGAACACCAAGAATCCTTCGTGAAACTTCGTGCGCTCCGCGTCGTGGATTGTTTTTGATTGCGGCTGGAAGCCGCGCTATGGATGACCAAACGAATGTCACTCAAGGCGGCATCACAATAGGCGAAGGGGCCTCCATCACCCTCGGCGCGGGCGACGTGGTGGCTCGCGACAAGATCGTCAATAACATCCAGCACATCCAGCAACGCGCCCTCACCGCCGCGGAACAAGCCAAACACGCCGAGGCCTTCGAGAGGCAAAAGCTGGCTCAGGGCGTGAGCGCCCACGTCGGGCGGGTGCAGGCCATCGCCAGCGACGAGAGCGATTCGGATCAGCCCTATCAAGGTCTGCGCGAATATCGTTTGAGCCACACCGAAAATTTTTTTGGCCGCGAACGCGCCATCGGCGAACTGTGGCAAGCCCTCGCCGATGGCCCGCTTACCGTTCTGTATGGCGAGCCGGGCGTCGGCAAAACGTCGTTCCTGCTGTCCGGTTTCGCCTCGCGCTTGATCGCCGCCGGACATTTCTCGCTCTACTTGCGGGCCGAGACGACCGACCCGGCGCTCCAACTCAAACGCGGCTTTATTTCTGATCTCGACGAGATGCCCCAGCTAGCCGCCGCGCCTCTGCGCGAATTCCTCCGGCAAGTGACCGAGGTGATCGGGGCCGATACCACTCTGTGCATCTTCATTGACGCCTTCGATGCGTTCTGGGCCGCCGGCAATGAGGCCAGCGGCGCTAAATTTACAGACCAACTGGCCGATTGCCTCGAAGACAGCAGTCTGAATGTCCGTTGGGTGCTGGTCGTGCGCAGTGAGCGTTTCGAGAGTCTTTCCGGCCTGCGCCCGCGCATTCGCAACCCGTTCGCCAACACCTATGAATTGCGGCGGCCCTCACGCTCTGAAGCGCAAGCCATCATCACCGCGCCGCTGGCCCGGCTGGGCCTCAAGATTGAAGAAGGGTTGACCGAGACTCTGCTCGATCAATTGAGCAAAACCGGATTGGCCCTGCCGCAGATTCAGATCGTGTGCGAGGCTCTGTTCAAAGAATTGACTCCGGACGAAAAGATCATCACCCGCGCCCACTACGACAAATTGGGCGGCGTGGACGGATTGTTGCGCCGCCACTTTGTGACCACCCTGACTCAACAACTGCCCCAATCCCAACGCCGGGATGCCCGCCGCCTGGTGGATCAACTGGGTTCAACGGGCCTCCGTCGCGATCAACTTGAGACGCCCGATGAAGTGCTGGCCCAACTGGTGAACACCCACCTGGTGCGTGTGCGAATGACTGAGGCCGGGCCACTTTACGAATCCACTCTCTCGCCGTTGGCGGTTGAACCTGAGTCCGATAGACCCTTAGGGTCTTTAGAGACCCTAAGGGTCTTGGGCAAGGTCGCCCCCCGAGTCCAGCCCCAACAAACAGATGCGGCGGCCCCGTCCGTCGAGGTCACGCTGACGCAGACAGTCGAGTACCACGAGTCATCAGTCCCGGTTGTCGAAGGCGAAATCAGACTCGGCGCGGGGGCATCCATCACCGTCGGCGCGGGCGATGTGGTAGGCCGCGACAAGATCATCAACAACATTCAAAACATTTACCAGCGCGCCCTCACCGCCGCCGAGGAGGCCGAGCTGGGCCGGTCGTTTGAATTGCAAAAACTGGCGCAGGGCGTCGGCGCCTTTGTGGGTCGTCTGCAAACCATCGCCAGCGATGAGAGCGACACGCGCGATGCCAATCCCTATAAAGGCTTGCTCGAATATCGTTTGAGCGATTCTGAAATTTTCTTTGGCCGCAGTCAAGCCATCCGCGAATTGCTGATTTGTGTGCGGCGCGGTGCGCTGACGGTTCTGCAATCGGAGTCCGGCTCCGGCAAGACCTCGCTTCTGCAAGCCGGACTCTCGCCGCATCTGATCGCAGGCGGGCATTTGCCGCTGTATTTGCGGCCCTACAACGCCGACCCGGCCTTGGTGATCAAACGCGCCTTCATCGCCGACCCCAGCCTCGCGCCGACTCTGGCGAAAGCGCCCCTGCGCAATTTTCTATTCAAGGTGTGCGAGGTGCTCGGCCCGGAGACGACGCTGTATATTTTGCTCGATCAATTTGAGGAAGTGTTCACCCAACAAGACGAGGCGGAGCGCGCAGAGTTTGTGCGCGAGCTGGCCGAGTGTTTGAATGACGAGGCTCTCAACGTGCGCTGGGTGCTGGCATTGCGAACTGAGCACTTCGGCAATCTTGCCAACTTCCGCCCCACCATTCGCAACCCTTACGAGAATGACTATCGCCTCAACCGCCTGACGCGGGCCGAGGCGCAGGAAGTCATCGTCACCCCTGCCGCGCGGCGCGAGGTGCAGTTTGAGTCTGGATTGGTGGAGGCCATTCTGGATGATCTGGGCAAGACCGAGATCGCGCCGCCGCAGATGCAGTTGGTGTGCGC
The Chloroflexota bacterium DNA segment above includes these coding regions:
- a CDS encoding ATP-binding cassette domain-containing protein, with protein sequence MANTQPKANPSTIIEQGKGGPAINKLSAKEIRAAQKHLLFYIGKRKGGWFWAVLCILAAALTSLAALAFIAPLLKSLRDGTASEQGTQMTLLIMVGLTVLGAILLWAGRVVVARLAQAMVVDIRADYYAALMRQSLAFYRQREVGELVTAGMNDSEAIGNFFTSEVPYALFSAARVLVSLGFMIYFSYQLAGGSVLAVLVVQALVILFVLPAVQKLSAKYQQEAASVNSELGENLTNVRDIQIFTQEARTSNEFRRRLNELAGYVTRNMNLTTLSVAAAYFLNVLGPAAGIGVGILLVLRGALQAEAVISFSTYVTQFVGPILTLNETVVRAQALFVASDRLFKIMDIAPDIQEKPDAIDPGPLRGHIKFENVSFSYDPNDPRAWRVKNINLEILPGEKAAFVGGSGSGKSTLINLVTRFYDVTGGRVTIDGHDVRDLKLEALRRNFGMVAQNAGLFHGTIADNIRFAKPDVDLNAVKAAAAIGYVTEFIDKLEDGYETALGELGQGLSGGQKQRVSIARAALSNPSILILDEATSALDNQSEAIVMKSLDKLVEGRTSLAIAHRLNTIINSDKIVVMGTDADGHGVIKAVGHHDELLEKSDIYFSLYSSKAAKKAILMPIGPLYNTVPVLPTVLGLARAYNAPVYLLDFGTVTAEELKDGRFGVKSNLQDDNTAEINRAHLQRVQGILSLFKSEGVECLIVYPPAVSNWVEATLKTIDKTQATHYVAMENVMVPLDELRESIRKIERKTAVEYILVDPTVAVQQEGYRPLTDIRGVDPSVLETVRKPLKIPEEVLKAAQAAKVSPQTKSQVLVPKLKQFTALNALLMFAWPAAWLALLFFAGFPALRSLGWPAPAALIFITVLGGAAELVAGLVLAKREGFDAITRLGLEWTWPQNSREWAVFAGAIVAVLVLPILLLPVDQILFPIPSWVPAVSAFPAWAVIILAQFAGLLFVVFAEEVYYRGYLQPKMKAAFGNNDWLMNAGLFILKQASQPWFAFRPANIIAAFLFAHYGKKRQVWLAIVLHYLSYLVLLVILSGASG